Proteins encoded by one window of Macrobrachium rosenbergii isolate ZJJX-2024 chromosome 57, ASM4041242v1, whole genome shotgun sequence:
- the LOC136837073 gene encoding uncharacterized protein yields the protein MKGFDSGIRQILAAAAFLFVVTDVCKGHGRLYEPPSRASAWRFGFNTPKDYNDNEGFCGGFSHQYQTQGGKCGICGDAWDQSPRAHEVGGLYATGLIVRHYQEGQVLNITVDITANHLGHFEIRICPDPEIEATQECLDKHRLSLADGSGEDFNISSEVGLYTMFVQLPPGLTCEHCVLQWRYVTGNNWGKCSDGTYGLGCGPQEEFRACADVSVAPKASLRSLGLLDETQNLTEAVGDGEVPGRPRQRLPGNLQCKGTGTWGGLSGAGKWCMINCNLHPALCPASLCICS from the exons ATGAAAGG GTTTGATTCAGGAATACGTCAGATATTGGCAGCAGCTGCTTTCTTGTTTGTG GTCACGGACGTCTGCAAAGGTCACGGGCGTCTGTATGAGCCCCCATCCCGGGCCTCGGCCTGGAGATTCGGATTCAATACTCCCAAGGACTACAATGACAACGAAGGATTCTGCGGAGGATTCAGC CATCAATACCAAACCCAAGGGGGAAAGTGCGGAATCTGTGGCGATGCCTGGGATCAGTCTCCGCGCGCCCATGAAGTGGGCGGTCTTTACGCCACAGGCCTCATTGTGAGGCACTACCAAGAGGGACAGGTTCTCAACATCACGGTCGACATCACGGCTAACCATCTGGGCCACTTTGAAATTAGGATATGTCCCGACCCGGAAATTGAAGCTACGCAAGAGTGCCTAGACAA ACACCGCCTCAGCCTAGCTGACGGATCCGGCGAAGATTTCAATATCTCCTCTGAAGTTGGTCTTTACACAATGTTCGTCCAGCTCCCACCTGGACTCACCTGCGAGCATTGTGTTTTACAG TGGAGGTACGTGACCGGCAATAACTGGGGCAAGTGTTCCGATGGTACGTATGGATTAGGATGTGGCCCTCAAGAGGAATTTCGCGCATGCGCCGATGTCAGCGTAGCGCCTAAAGCAAGTCTGAG ATCCCTTGGCCTTCTTGATGAGACTCAGAACTTAACTGAAGCCGTTGGAGATGGAGAGGTCCCTGGACGTCCCCGACAGCGCCTCCCCGGGAATCTGCAATGCAAAGGCACCGGTACTTGGGGCGGTCTCTCGGGGGCAGGCAAGTGGTGCATGATCAACTGCAATTTGCATCCGGCTCTCTGCCCAGCGTCGCTCTGCATCTGCTCTTAA